One Leptospira fainei serovar Hurstbridge str. BUT 6 DNA window includes the following coding sequences:
- a CDS encoding class I SAM-dependent RNA methyltransferase yields MPNTDNIEPTGVITIERLGRNLRGFGKLGGKSIEIPYSLVGDVYRVFKFGKRKFFYKWQADSLEKRDVTPECAHFGQCGGCSGQHLEYSKQFELKFAPIRQGLLERGIENFSVQPSTAQYHYRNRMDFAVFPDKIVGLRMAGNFRKIIPLDNCAIQSDWANEELSRIKIFLSEFPDIEYDRKKEVGFLKYVTLRKSVFTDDSMTIFTFTEDFKENPLLEKVADAAKRISIGKNLVFCFNRKKGEISASGESLVLRGKDSLLEIVLGRSFLIPFDGFFQPNPKEFLHILDFVKQRITPKKTLIDLFCGSGFFSLLFGKEFPSLLGIDVVPSSVASGLSVLQNEFPDKKLEMLSVDLFHKKGLEKLEATGLLHSEGVLIADPPRNGLSPELCGLLNRSKVGQFFYVSCNPEKLLADLQILSESYEIKDLLVCDPFPQTPHLEAVALLIPKNS; encoded by the coding sequence ATGCCGAACACGGATAATATCGAACCTACCGGCGTCATCACGATAGAACGACTCGGTCGAAACCTGCGCGGCTTCGGAAAACTGGGAGGAAAATCTATCGAAATTCCTTACTCTCTCGTCGGGGATGTCTATCGCGTTTTTAAATTCGGAAAACGTAAATTCTTCTATAAATGGCAGGCGGATTCTTTAGAAAAACGTGATGTAACTCCGGAATGTGCGCACTTCGGTCAATGCGGAGGCTGCTCCGGCCAGCATTTGGAATATTCGAAACAGTTCGAATTGAAATTCGCGCCGATTCGACAAGGTTTGTTAGAACGTGGAATTGAAAATTTTTCCGTCCAGCCGTCAACGGCGCAATATCATTATAGAAACAGGATGGATTTCGCGGTTTTCCCCGATAAGATCGTCGGACTTCGGATGGCCGGTAATTTCCGAAAAATAATTCCGTTAGATAATTGCGCGATACAATCGGATTGGGCCAACGAGGAATTAAGTCGTATAAAAATATTTTTGTCCGAATTTCCGGACATCGAGTACGACCGGAAGAAAGAAGTCGGATTTTTAAAATACGTTACTCTTCGCAAATCGGTGTTCACCGACGATTCCATGACCATCTTTACATTTACCGAAGATTTTAAGGAAAATCCCTTATTAGAGAAAGTTGCGGACGCCGCGAAACGAATCTCAATCGGTAAAAATTTGGTCTTTTGCTTTAATCGCAAGAAAGGTGAAATATCGGCTTCCGGAGAAAGTCTTGTCTTACGTGGAAAAGACAGCCTGCTCGAAATCGTGTTGGGTCGATCTTTCCTGATTCCGTTCGACGGCTTCTTCCAACCTAACCCGAAAGAATTTTTGCATATTCTGGATTTCGTGAAGCAAAGGATTACTCCGAAGAAAACGCTAATCGATTTATTCTGCGGCAGCGGGTTCTTCTCACTTTTATTCGGTAAGGAATTTCCAAGCTTATTAGGAATCGATGTCGTTCCCTCTTCGGTCGCCTCCGGACTATCCGTACTTCAAAACGAATTTCCCGATAAGAAATTGGAAATGTTATCCGTCGATTTATTCCACAAGAAAGGTTTGGAAAAATTGGAAGCGACCGGACTTCTTCATTCCGAGGGAGTTCTGATCGCGGATCCGCCGAGGAACGGTTTATCTCCCGAACTTTGCGGTCTTTTAAACCGAAGCAAAGTCGGTCAATTTTTCTACGTTTCTTGCAACCCTGAAAAACTGCTCGCTGATCTTCAAATTTTGTCGGAATCCTACGAAATCAAAGATCTACTCGTATGCGACCCCTTTCCGCAAACACCCCATTTGGAAGCGGTTGCCCTTTTAATTCCCAAAAATAGCTGA
- a CDS encoding DUF3015 family protein has product MKKFLLSLLVVALAILPNYIAAKEGYGAAGCGLGAVVITENKKVHQVIAATVNGFLGNQTFGISTGTLNCKTASLAQKQKAQEIFVHMNYHYLEQEFAQGSGERVGALASLMGCRDSATFSKVGKEKFAVLFNQDTPDSFLQKMRQEVSSNQQLNTTCQL; this is encoded by the coding sequence ATGAAGAAATTCTTATTATCATTATTAGTTGTCGCTCTAGCGATTTTACCTAATTATATCGCAGCAAAAGAAGGATACGGAGCTGCGGGTTGCGGACTCGGAGCCGTAGTAATCACGGAGAATAAAAAAGTCCACCAAGTCATAGCTGCTACGGTGAATGGATTTTTAGGGAATCAAACTTTCGGAATCTCAACTGGCACCTTAAATTGTAAAACGGCAAGTCTTGCGCAAAAGCAGAAAGCGCAGGAAATTTTCGTTCACATGAACTACCACTATCTGGAGCAGGAATTCGCTCAAGGCAGCGGGGAAAGAGTCGGTGCCTTGGCGTCTTTGATGGGCTGCCGGGATTCCGCAACCTTCAGCAAAGTTGGGAAAGAGAAATTTGCCGTTCTTTTTAATCAAGATACGCCGGATTCCTTTTTACAGAAAATGAGACAGGAAGTCTCTTCCAATCAACAGTTGAATACGACCTGCCAACTTTGA
- a CDS encoding SpoIID/LytB domain-containing protein → MKFRVLYSLLLISLAIGCNTVVIKPWNPPHQMKSVDKIRVLLGKTDSDLLIKASGTISVFDVNDLLIKRAYDIVSIDARKIKAPIRFVSDTPGIEYKGKRYRGEILLQPDRSGTSLIINAVSLEEYLYAVVPSEVPATWPSEALKAQAICSRTYAVREMLNKKDSSYDVEATVSSQAYAGLDKENPKTTKAVRETEGVLAVFDEDPIHTFFHSNSGGKTETPDQVWGGKRLPYLESVSSRFDDAGDNFVWKEALNQDKIDQALVSLGVGNVQSIQILSRTPSGRVDLMEVIGSKGTNRIKGKEFRSLMGSSVKSLRFGIKREHDGFLVKGMGSGHGVGLSQWGSFGMAKQNYSYTEILRHYYQGIDFARITK, encoded by the coding sequence ATGAAATTTCGCGTCTTATATTCACTTCTACTTATCTCGCTGGCGATCGGTTGCAACACGGTCGTGATTAAGCCTTGGAATCCTCCTCATCAGATGAAGTCGGTGGACAAAATCAGAGTGCTATTAGGAAAAACCGATTCCGATCTACTCATAAAAGCGAGCGGGACAATCTCGGTATTCGATGTAAACGATCTTTTGATTAAACGCGCCTATGATATCGTTTCGATCGATGCAAGAAAAATCAAGGCTCCGATCCGTTTCGTCTCCGATACTCCCGGAATCGAATATAAAGGGAAAAGATATAGAGGAGAAATTCTTCTTCAGCCGGATAGATCAGGCACTTCGCTTATCATCAATGCGGTTTCCTTGGAAGAATATCTGTATGCCGTCGTTCCTTCCGAAGTGCCGGCTACTTGGCCGTCGGAAGCATTGAAGGCGCAAGCGATCTGCTCTAGAACCTATGCGGTTCGGGAAATGTTGAACAAGAAAGATTCTTCCTATGATGTGGAAGCGACAGTAAGCTCTCAAGCATACGCGGGCCTAGATAAGGAGAATCCAAAAACGACGAAAGCTGTCCGCGAAACCGAAGGAGTATTGGCCGTTTTCGACGAGGACCCGATTCATACTTTCTTTCATTCGAATAGCGGAGGAAAAACGGAAACTCCGGATCAAGTATGGGGAGGAAAAAGACTACCTTATCTGGAATCGGTCTCCTCCCGCTTTGACGATGCCGGAGATAATTTCGTCTGGAAGGAAGCCTTAAATCAGGATAAAATTGATCAGGCTTTAGTTTCATTAGGAGTAGGCAACGTCCAATCGATTCAAATTTTATCCAGAACCCCGTCCGGGAGAGTCGACTTAATGGAAGTTATAGGCTCCAAAGGAACGAATCGAATTAAAGGGAAAGAATTTCGTAGTTTGATGGGCTCTTCCGTAAAATCCCTTCGCTTCGGTATCAAAAGAGAGCACGATGGTTTCTTGGTTAAAGGAATGGGATCGGGGCACGGCGTCGGTTTAAGCCAATGGGGAAGCTTCGGAATGGCAAAGCAAAACTATTCCTATACGGAGATTCTTCGTCATTATTATCAAGGAATCGATTTTGCCCGAATCACGAAATAG
- a CDS encoding DUF3015 domain-containing protein — protein sequence MDKRLISIGLGAFLLLGSSANGIFANGYGAAGCGLGSVIFSNNTTVLQVLAATTNGTSANQTFGISTGSLNCTTDGIVKNEKAQEIFIAQNFESLEQEMSSGKGEKLSTLSHLLGCTPESTNQLGLLAKTNYAKLFGKETTPSTLLSAVKDGIREDQALSRSCRI from the coding sequence ATGGACAAAAGACTAATTTCGATCGGTTTAGGTGCATTCCTACTGCTCGGATCCAGTGCAAATGGCATCTTCGCGAATGGTTATGGAGCCGCTGGGTGCGGACTCGGTTCGGTTATTTTTAGCAATAATACGACCGTTCTTCAGGTATTAGCGGCGACGACAAACGGAACGTCCGCAAATCAAACGTTCGGAATTTCCACCGGTTCCCTTAATTGTACAACCGACGGAATCGTGAAGAATGAAAAGGCTCAGGAAATTTTCATCGCTCAAAACTTTGAATCATTGGAGCAGGAAATGTCCAGCGGCAAAGGGGAAAAACTGAGCACCCTTTCGCATTTACTCGGCTGCACTCCCGAAAGCACGAACCAGCTCGGTCTGTTGGCAAAAACGAATTATGCAAAGCTTTTCGGAAAAGAGACGACTCCATCGACTCTTCTTTCCGCAGTGAAAGACGGTATTCGAGAAGACCAAGCTCTCTCTCGCAGTTGCAGGATCTAA
- a CDS encoding DUF3015 domain-containing protein has translation MKNRLLAVLSVTALAGALFVSPRVEAKGYGMAGCGLGSLIIKNNDISQIFAATLNATGIQTFGITSGTSNCSSDGIVMKEKAQELFVTVNYESLEQEMALGKGEKLNTFAQLLGCTSDISSAQFGKMAKDKYSSLINSDTTPALLLSAVKSEVRKNESLAKSCALL, from the coding sequence ATGAAAAACCGATTATTGGCAGTTCTATCAGTTACTGCTTTGGCAGGTGCGTTATTTGTATCGCCGAGAGTGGAAGCAAAAGGCTATGGGATGGCAGGATGCGGCTTAGGCTCTCTGATCATTAAGAATAATGATATTTCCCAGATCTTTGCGGCGACTTTGAATGCGACCGGAATTCAGACGTTCGGAATTACTTCGGGAACTTCAAATTGCAGTTCCGACGGAATCGTAATGAAAGAAAAAGCGCAAGAGTTGTTTGTGACCGTTAATTACGAAAGTCTCGAACAAGAAATGGCATTAGGAAAAGGTGAAAAATTAAATACGTTTGCCCAACTATTAGGATGCACCTCGGATATTTCTTCCGCTCAATTCGGTAAAATGGCAAAGGACAAATATTCTTCTCTGATTAATTCGGATACTACTCCAGCACTTCTACTTTCAGCCGTTAAATCTGAAGTTCGTAAAAACGAAAGCCTCGCAAAAAGCTGCGCTTTACTATAA